The following DNA comes from Halobacteriovorax sp. HLS.
GGAAAATGATGAGTCTTGTAAAGAAGATTGGAACAACTAATGATGGTGATACTGTTTATGCAATCAATGAAAGATTGGCAATAACAGAGTTTGCAGAATTATTAACGATTGAAAGTGATGGAGAGCTTAAAACCTTAAGTGGAGAGCTGGCATTCTATGGAGTTGCTCTTGAGCAAATTGATGGCAGTGTAACCATCCAAGAAATTAAGAACTACTTCTACGACAAGAGAAATATTGAATTAGATGGTCATATAGTAAATATGGAAAAATTGACAATTGATTCAACACCATTTGAAATAACTGAAAACCCAAGTGATGATACTCTAAAAATACAATACAAGAGCAGTTATTTGATTTTCGATGAAGAAAGCGAAATTGTAGATAGTTACTTTGAAAATGACCATGATGAAGAGATGTTGCTAACAATTGATGGTGCATATATGGATGAAGCTGAAAACTTCATCCCATTTGAGGTTGTTGACAAGCTACTTTAAGAAATTTTAACAAATGAGTTAACAATTTCTAAACTTAGTCCCTGATTCTTAAAATGCTCATTAAGATATATTTCAATACCAACCAGTGTTCCCATCTTGAGTACACCACATAGCTGTCCTTTTAGCTTAATTAACTTATATCTATCTCTATTAGAACTTGTTATAGGAAAAACCTTCTTCTTAGTACCAAAAGCAGAGCTAAGAAGTGATTCACTCACACTTTCTTTTTTAACTTCAGTATTCTTATCTATAATTGACTGGGCCACAGAAATCATTTCATCAGTCACTTCAATCAACTCTAATGGATGGTTTTTTAAAGTAAACCCATATGGACAATGAAGACAATTGGTCTTACAGCATGATCCACGATTACTTAAATAAGTACTTGTATATACGTCTAGGCCTTCTTCATTTAGGTAAGTAAGCTCACTCATTTGATTTCCTTTCTTAATTAGAGCTTAGATTTAACATTTTGATTAGAAAAATGCACATAAATTTGATATTTCTGTATTTATCATGCTATCGCTATGAGTTAATGAAAATATTTTTAAAAATGCTCTATTTTAACATTCTAGTATTTCTAGTAAAACACTCAAAAACTGCTAGAGATAAAACCTATGAAGCTTTAAAACAAATAAAGCATGTCCTAAGTACTGAGTCAAAAGAAAGTGTTCAAATGGTTGAAATATACAATAAGGCACTAAAGAGAAAAGCGACATCACAAGAGCTTAAGTGGGCAAATGACCAGCTCCAAGATATATTTAAGACTTTGGGATTAGGTGCGTTTCTGATACTCCCGTTTGCTCCTATAACACTTCCTCTACTCATTAAGTTATCAAAATACTTTGGTATTCAATTAACACCAAGCTCTATGTCAAAATCTAAAGACGAACAAAGTGATAAAATTTAAAGAATAATTAATATTTCATTGAAAAATTTGTGAGAAAATTATCAAATGAAAGTATTACTTGTTGATGACATGGAAGAGATTATTGATCTTGTGAGCATATCTCTTGAGAGCTTTGAAAATATTGAAATAATTAGTGCCTTTAGTGGTAACCAGGCCAGAAAAATTCTCTCAAGACAAAGAGATAACATATCTCTTATAATTAGTGATTATGAAATGCCTGATGGTGACGGCCGCGTCGTCTATAATGCAAACCGAGCAATTGGTATTCCTTTTCTATTTCACAGTTCTTCACTAAGATCTAATCTTAAAGATTTCGAATTTTGTGAAAGTTTTGCAACCTACTTCCTAGATAAACCTGCAGCACCAAAGAAACTCATAAAGAAAGTATCATCAATCTTAGATATTTCTTTGGTGACAAATACAAAGTACGCACTTATCAATGAGTACTATATTATTAAATATTTCGCTATATTCGAATCTATTTACATAAAGCTGAGCGAAAACCACTATACACTTGTTAGTAGAAAATCATCGCCAAACAAAGAATATGTTCTCTCATTGATAAAAAATAAAGAATTAACCGATTTCTACATTGGCCCAGACTGTTATATAAATTTACTAGAAGAAATTAATAATAAGAATACAGACTCAGTAGAAAGCTTGCAGGATACAGTTGAACTTATATCTATTTATTCAAATAAGCTTATCGGAAATGAAAAAGAAAATAAAATAATTAGAGATAAATTAGACAGCTCTTTTAAAGAGTTAGGAAATCAAAAGAATTTAAAGTCATTTATGACTGGAGCTTTTAGAAAAGGTCAATACAACTTATCTCATTCTATATTAACTTTTTATTTAAGCGCATTCATGCTTAAAAAGAAGAACCTTCATGATGAAAGAACACTATATTCCTTCTTCATAGCCTCTCTGTTTCATGATAGTTTCTCTCCAAAAATCACTTCAGATCTATCACTTGAAGAGTATATAAAAATAGAAAAAGACCATTGTACAAATGACAATTTATTAAAGAAGTTAGAGCCTAAGGCCTACTCATTGATCGAAACACATCACAACATTCAAAGCTCTGAATTTTCAAGACTATCAAGAGAAGAGAAAATATTTGCTAGCGCTCAGGTTCTGGCCAGTGAAAGTATTCTAAGAAAAGAATATACTATAAAAAGGATTAAAAGTAGAATACAACAAAGCTCTTCTTTAAAAGAGCTCTTAAGTTTCATAGATGATTATTTCTAAGCAACCTTAATAACCAAGTCCATCAATGAAGCAAACTCAGGCTTAGCTACACTATAGAAATTCTTTCGCCCTTTAGAATATTTCTCCACATCACTTGGAAGCTGACCTGAAAATAGAACAAATGGAATAGTACTATTAATAGAACGAACCATTTCAAAGAAATCTAATCCTGTAAGTTTAGGCATTCTATAGTCACTAATTATTGCGTCAACCTGGTTATATTTAAGTAGATTAAATGCAGAGTTCCCATCTTTAGCAAGCAGAACATTATAAGTCTTCGCTGCATCAGATTTAATAATATCTAATATATCAAGCTCATCATCAACTACAAGAATAGTCTTCTTAGATTCGCTCAAAGACTCAAAAGGTATCTTAAAATCAAACTTGGCTCCACTAGTATAACTAGAATCGTAAGAGACAGAGCCTTTATTCATTTGAATATATTTACGAACAAGAAAAAGTCCAATTCCCGAGCCTTCATCTGCCTTAGTTGTATAATTTAGTTCGAATATTTTTTCTTGGGAATCTTTAGGGACACCTCTTCCATTATCAATGATTGAAAAAAAGAGATGATCACTATTTTTAGAGATATTTAAATTAATAATCTTTGGACCGTCATTTTTCTTAACCTCAAAGTAAGCATTATTAATTAAGTTAAACAAACATTGAGTTAGTGTTGTACCAATAACATTTATCTGAGCATCCATAACACCATCTTCAATGTTGACGACTAAGTTGACATCCATCTCTGAAAAAAGAAGTGAGAAATTAGAGCGCACCCCCGAAATTAATTCAACAAGAGAAACTCTATGAAAAGAGACTTCATCTTGATCAACTTCAGTCCTAGCATGAACGAAAACATTCTTAATTCTCTCAATCGATGCCCTGATATCATCGAAATTTTCAGTAATCATATCTAGGTTTTTAATCTGCTCTTTAGAGATTAATTTTTCAAGAACTTTCAAAGAACTATTTACAATGGCCAGAGGATTATTAACTTCGTGAGCAATCTCAGCGATCTTTTCACTCAAAGAAATATTCCTTTCATCATCAGGATGATCATAAACCTGTAGAATTCTACCTTCATCCATATTAATAGTTTTAACTAAGAATGGTTCATGATTAGCTATATAATCTCTATGAGAAATCTCTACTGCATTAAAGTTAGAATCATAAATATAAAAGACCTCACCTTCATTGATTCCTAGTTTCAACATATATTACTCCAAAATTAAGATTAGCTTCAGTAAATGTGAATTATAATTATTTTAAGTGTAAAAGACATATAGGACAACTTAATGAAACTATTATTTTCCACGCCAGATCATTCCTTGGTGAATGAAATTATGGTTTCTTTTAAAAAAGAGAATATGGACGTGGTCTTTTGCGCTAATGGTAAAGAGACTCAACTCAAGCTTTCTAGTACTGAGATAGACTATCTAATACTTGACTCAAAAATTCAGCATCACTCCTTTCTATTTGTCGTAAAATTTTGCCGTATTAATAATCCGATGACTGAGATCATTCTTACCTTTGACTCTAAAAAAGAAATGGAAGATATGGATTTCACAGAGGCCGAACTTATTAAGCTTGGAATACACACTCCTGTATTTGCAAAGAACTATATAGAGGCGGTTCATAAAATAATTAAAAAAGATACATCCTTTGAAAAATGGAAAGTTGTCAAAGAAATAGACATAAACGAAGCTTTAAAAGAGGAAGTCGCTGTAAATGTTTTTGACAGCCAATTTACAAAAATTGCCATTAAAGACTTCTATTCAGGAAACACTAGTATCTTCGATGTTTTTTTAAAATTAAATAAGAATAAGTACTTAAAAATTCTGAACCAAGGAGAGAGTTTTAATCAAGAAAAACTCAAGAAATACAAAGAAGAGCATAATTTAGACACACTCTATTTCAAAACAGAAGATCGTTCAACATATATAAATTACATCAATGATCTAGTATCCAAATCAAAGAAGAGCTCTTCAAGGGCATCTGTAAAGAAGTCAAATCTCTTATCAAGTATATCGGAAAAGTATTTAGAAGAAATTTACACTAAGGGTCTTAATAAAAACTTATATCAAGAAGGAGTCAAAATTTGCGATAATATATATAATACTTTGTCCACAAATGAGAAAACTTCAATGCTACTTAAGAAAATATCCGAACATTGTACTTCTCATCACTTTCTGACTTCTATTTTTGCAGTAACTATAGCTAAGAGAATAGATTGGGCCGGCAGGGCCACTATTAATAATCTATCTCTTGGTTCAATGTTACACGATGTAGGAATGTGTCGATTCAAATGGTTTAATGATAATCCAAACATACCTTATGAAATGCTCTCAACCACACAAAAAGAAGACTATTTAAAGCACCCTGAATACGGATACGAAATGCTACAAGATATTCACTATATTCCAGAGGCCGTTAGACAAATTGTTCTACAACATCATGAATATATTAACGGGACTGGTTTTCCAAATCAGCTAACATCTCAGAAGATCTATCCCCTTGCTAAGATTGTCTCATTGGCCGACTATATGAGTACAAAGATTATTGAAACTCAATCTTCACCAATGGAGGTACTTAGACAATTTATTCCAAATCAAGATGAAACCTCAAAGTTTGAACCACAATATATCAAGGCCTTGATAAGGAGCTTTGTTGACGATGAGTAAGTACAGAATTTGCTACTACGGTAGCTCTACAGAATTCCTCGAAACACTAAGAGTCTTTATAAAAAAACAAAAAGACCTTGGGTTAGTACTTGATCAAGTAGATAAATTTCCTACGCATAATCAAGAAGATCGCAAAACTACGATTATAATAGACACGGAAATAATACATAAAGATAAGCAGTTATTAAATAAGATATTAAAAATTCGAAAATCAAAATTCTCAAGTAACTACCTATTCATAGTTTTAGAAAATTCATTTTGTAAAGACAGCAGTCAGCTCGTGTACTTTAGAAGTGGTATAAACTATATCATAGTTAAAGATGGTGATATAACGTCTTCTCTTAATCAACTCTTCTATCTTATGGTCGAAGAAGATTTCCCCTGCCCAAAATTTGCAACGACAAGAAAGTTCTTTGCTAAAGCAACTGTAGAGACACCACTTTTTGTTACTCAAGTCGATAGAAACTTCATAAATATTGCAAGTGATATACCAATGCAAGATGAAGTGGATGTAGATTTTGCACAGGGATTGAAACTAAGTCTTAAAAGAGAAGAAGAAACTAATAATTGTCCTGACTCTTTTAACTTATACAAGTCCACTTTTTCATTTATTGAGCATGGAGCATGGGAAGGCACCTCATATAGTTCATGGGACACAATTGAGACTCAAGTAGAAAATTTCGAAAACACAACTCAAAAAATAAAGCATAGAGTTCTCCTGGTTGATACTAGTCAAACATTCAAAGAAAACGAAGACCTATTCAATACTTTTATGGAAGCAATTGACACTGACGTATTCTCTTCAAAACATCTTGATATGAGCAGTATTCGTGAGCGTGGATATAGAATTATAATTATAGGAAAATTAGCTCCACAAGAAGATAGGGTTGATTTTCTTTTTGAACTCGTTCAATCAATCATGAATCAAAATATTGAGTCAGAACCAATGATTATTTTTCCTGATTCTAAATCTACTCCAGAGGCCTTAAAAAAGGTTATAAGATATAAGAAACTTCTGTGCTTTAAGCACGAACTTGACACAAGCACACTGACAAATTTTATCGGAGTTCTTGCAGGCCAAGAATGCTTAACTTTAGACACTTATCAGCTTGGATTAGAAGAGAAAAATTCAGTTTGTTATCAATCTACTGATGTACATATTACTTCAATCAGTGAGTTCTTTGTTACCTTTACAACAAAAGAAGAGATCCCTCTTTACTCATATGTACGCTTAGATATTGGAATACAATTAAATCTATTAATTATACCTCCTTTGAGATTTTTAAATAAAGTTGGAGGAAAACAACACTATATGGCCTTCGTCTTTCTATTGAGTGAAGAAGATCTGCAACTGCTAAGAAGGTCTGTAAACCACTATATGTTCATTGAAATAAATGAAATAGATGATAAATTTAAAAGTTACTTTGACAAAAAGTATGAGGTTATTGAAGAAGCTCCAGCAGAAGTTAAAGAAGAAACTGATCAGGAGCAAGAACAAACAGAAAATGGGACTGAAAGTTTATATGAAGACAATGAAGAACCAATTTCTCAAATAAAATATAAGAAAGGCTATATATCAAAACTCTAGGAGACAATATGAGTAAGTTAGGAAATCTACTATTAGTAGACGATGAAGAATTAATCTTAAAGAAATCAAAAATCTTATTAGAAGACTTTGCTGATGAAATATATACAGCTCTAAACGGAACCCTTGCACTTGAGCTTCTTAGTAGTAATGAAATTCACTGCATCGTTTGCGATATAAATATGCCAGGTTTAAATGGTATTGATGTAATAAAAGAAGTTAGAAAGAGAAATATTGAAATACCATTCATTTTTTACACAGGTCATGGTTCTACTGAACTAATGAAAGAGGCCATAAAGTATGGTGCTTTTGACTTTCTAGACAAACCTAGCTTAGATGGACTTGAGGAAGTTGTTCAAAGAGGATTGGCCGAGAGCCTACAGGTTGAATCTGTACAAAACGAGGACTTTGTTTCTGAATATAAGAAAATGATTAGCTCTCAAAAATAGAATGACTTGGTAGTGTTATAGTGAAAGCTGTATTTGGTAGTGCACTAAACTCTACACTTCCTAAGTTCTTTGATATTAATTGCGTCACAGAATATAGTCCTACCTTCTCACTCTCCTGTGACATCATAGATCCATAAATAAGGTCCTCATCAGCGCCTTGTCCACAATCTTCAATTACAAGAATAATATTACTATCGCTTTTACGAGTCGAAACCCTGAGCCACTTTTTGTCACATTCTAATTTGATCAAATGATCAATTGAATTTTCAACTAAATTAAAAACACATTGAATAATTTCGTACTCTAGAGCATGGACAGTATGATCTTTAGAAATATCAAAGATAACCTCAATATTATTTTCTAAGAATTTATTTAAAAAATATAACTCAATTGCATGTTGTATATTTTCGGCCTGAAATGTACTTACAACAGTTTTCTCTTTACTTTGTATCAACTTCTTCATGCTTAGAGTTGTAGAGCTGATTCGCTTTACTGACTCCTCTATCTCTCTGGCCTCTTCTTGAACTAAGGCCTCACGAGATTTCTTAGTCAGGATTCTAGCGCTAGAAGATATAATAGAAAGTGGGTTATTTATTAAGTGTGCAAGGTTTTCAGAAAGATTTCCTATCGTATCATTTACGGATCTTGACTGGATATTTCTACTTTCCATAAGCAAGCGATTTGCCATTGTATTAATCCCCTGCTCGAGTTTCACAAAGTCACTAAATTTAGACGCTTCTACTTCTGATGAAGATAATGTTTCAATACTAAAGTTATTAACATAGTCAGAAACAACTGCAATACTCCTACTAATATGATTAGACAAAGAGACTGTTAACCATGAAATTAACCCTCCAAAGAAAATCACAAACAATATATTTATAACTAGTATATTAAAGAGAATCCTCTCTTTATATTTTAATAAGAATTGAGATATCACAAGAGCATCGAAGTACATCTGTTCACTATCATCCATCATTTGTGATATTTCTTCTGAGCTAGAAATATTTTCAAGGCCTTGAATTCTCTCGTTCTGACTGGAGTATAGATTGTGAAACATCTTTAAGTGATTATTGTACTTTGAGTCGCCCTTAACAAAGAGTGACTGATAGGTTTTTCCTATCGTTTCATATAATTGTTTTGATGAAGATTTGATTGCAGAGAAATCTACATCTTTTTCATAGCGATACTCTAATGACAATTTTTGGAATATTACTTGCTGCTCAAGTGCTAGATCAGCATAGCTATGGGCCTCAATGATTTGAGTATCAATTTCTTTAGTTACTTTTCTACTAAGAAAGAAAAGGGCCGAAAGAACTAAAATCATCAAAGAAAAAATCAAGAATATTCGTTGAATCAGGAAATTCCGAATATTCATAGGTTTATTAAAAATCATAATCAAATTATATTCTGGAATAAGAATTAAACAATATATATGAAGTCAAAAGATTAAAAATGAAGATTACCTT
Coding sequences within:
- a CDS encoding DUF5522 domain-containing protein yields the protein MSELTYLNEEGLDVYTSTYLSNRGSCCKTNCLHCPYGFTLKNHPLELIEVTDEMISVAQSIIDKNTEVKKESVSESLLSSAFGTKKKVFPITSSNRDRYKLIKLKGQLCGVLKMGTLVGIEIYLNEHFKNQGLSLEIVNSFVKIS
- a CDS encoding response regulator, with protein sequence MKVLLVDDMEEIIDLVSISLESFENIEIISAFSGNQARKILSRQRDNISLIISDYEMPDGDGRVVYNANRAIGIPFLFHSSSLRSNLKDFEFCESFATYFLDKPAAPKKLIKKVSSILDISLVTNTKYALINEYYIIKYFAIFESIYIKLSENHYTLVSRKSSPNKEYVLSLIKNKELTDFYIGPDCYINLLEEINNKNTDSVESLQDTVELISIYSNKLIGNEKENKIIRDKLDSSFKELGNQKNLKSFMTGAFRKGQYNLSHSILTFYLSAFMLKKKNLHDERTLYSFFIASLFHDSFSPKITSDLSLEEYIKIEKDHCTNDNLLKKLEPKAYSLIETHHNIQSSEFSRLSREEKIFASAQVLASESILRKEYTIKRIKSRIQQSSSLKELLSFIDDYF
- a CDS encoding hybrid sensor histidine kinase/response regulator — its product is MLKLGINEGEVFYIYDSNFNAVEISHRDYIANHEPFLVKTINMDEGRILQVYDHPDDERNISLSEKIAEIAHEVNNPLAIVNSSLKVLEKLISKEQIKNLDMITENFDDIRASIERIKNVFVHARTEVDQDEVSFHRVSLVELISGVRSNFSLLFSEMDVNLVVNIEDGVMDAQINVIGTTLTQCLFNLINNAYFEVKKNDGPKIINLNISKNSDHLFFSIIDNGRGVPKDSQEKIFELNYTTKADEGSGIGLFLVRKYIQMNKGSVSYDSSYTSGAKFDFKIPFESLSESKKTILVVDDELDILDIIKSDAAKTYNVLLAKDGNSAFNLLKYNQVDAIISDYRMPKLTGLDFFEMVRSINSTIPFVLFSGQLPSDVEKYSKGRKNFYSVAKPEFASLMDLVIKVA
- a CDS encoding HD-GYP domain-containing protein, which encodes MKLLFSTPDHSLVNEIMVSFKKENMDVVFCANGKETQLKLSSTEIDYLILDSKIQHHSFLFVVKFCRINNPMTEIILTFDSKKEMEDMDFTEAELIKLGIHTPVFAKNYIEAVHKIIKKDTSFEKWKVVKEIDINEALKEEVAVNVFDSQFTKIAIKDFYSGNTSIFDVFLKLNKNKYLKILNQGESFNQEKLKKYKEEHNLDTLYFKTEDRSTYINYINDLVSKSKKSSSRASVKKSNLLSSISEKYLEEIYTKGLNKNLYQEGVKICDNIYNTLSTNEKTSMLLKKISEHCTSHHFLTSIFAVTIAKRIDWAGRATINNLSLGSMLHDVGMCRFKWFNDNPNIPYEMLSTTQKEDYLKHPEYGYEMLQDIHYIPEAVRQIVLQHHEYINGTGFPNQLTSQKIYPLAKIVSLADYMSTKIIETQSSPMEVLRQFIPNQDETSKFEPQYIKALIRSFVDDE
- a CDS encoding response regulator; translation: MSKLGNLLLVDDEELILKKSKILLEDFADEIYTALNGTLALELLSSNEIHCIVCDINMPGLNGIDVIKEVRKRNIEIPFIFYTGHGSTELMKEAIKYGAFDFLDKPSLDGLEEVVQRGLAESLQVESVQNEDFVSEYKKMISSQK
- a CDS encoding HAMP domain-containing sensor histidine kinase, which translates into the protein MIFNKPMNIRNFLIQRIFLIFSLMILVLSALFFLSRKVTKEIDTQIIEAHSYADLALEQQVIFQKLSLEYRYEKDVDFSAIKSSSKQLYETIGKTYQSLFVKGDSKYNNHLKMFHNLYSSQNERIQGLENISSSEEISQMMDDSEQMYFDALVISQFLLKYKERILFNILVINILFVIFFGGLISWLTVSLSNHISRSIAVVSDYVNNFSIETLSSSEVEASKFSDFVKLEQGINTMANRLLMESRNIQSRSVNDTIGNLSENLAHLINNPLSIISSSARILTKKSREALVQEEAREIEESVKRISSTTLSMKKLIQSKEKTVVSTFQAENIQHAIELYFLNKFLENNIEVIFDISKDHTVHALEYEIIQCVFNLVENSIDHLIKLECDKKWLRVSTRKSDSNIILVIEDCGQGADEDLIYGSMMSQESEKVGLYSVTQLISKNLGSVEFSALPNTAFTITLPSHSIFES